Proteins encoded in a region of the Deefgea piscis genome:
- the mobB gene encoding molybdopterin-guanine dinucleotide biosynthesis protein B — MTHILGITGYSGSGKTTLIEALLPELAQLGWRVNVIKHSHHDLELEPPRKDSARFRSAGAGEVMVVSPFRYAIVHELRGAAEPTLAEQIARLAPADLTLLEGFKSEEIPKIEIWREANGKPLLYPDHASIVAIATDSELQQAIPHLDLNDVPALAQFIYAFFSSESRGV; from the coding sequence ATGACCCACATCCTCGGTATTACTGGTTATTCCGGTTCGGGTAAAACCACCTTGATTGAAGCATTGCTGCCGGAACTCGCTCAGCTGGGTTGGCGGGTGAATGTGATTAAGCATTCGCATCATGATTTGGAGCTAGAGCCGCCGCGTAAAGATAGTGCGCGGTTTCGCTCGGCAGGCGCAGGTGAGGTGATGGTGGTGTCGCCGTTTCGCTATGCCATTGTGCACGAACTACGCGGTGCGGCTGAGCCCACATTGGCTGAGCAAATTGCGCGGCTGGCACCGGCTGATTTGACCTTGTTAGAAGGCTTTAAATCGGAAGAAATCCCCAAAATAGAAATCTGGCGCGAGGCCAATGGCAAGCCGCTGCTGTATCCAGATCATGCCAGTATTGTCGCGATTGCGACAGACAGCGAGCTTCAGCAGGCAATACCCCATCTGGATTTGAATGATGTGCCGGCATTGGCGCAGTTTATTTATGCTTTTTTTTCAAGCGAATCACGCGGCGTTTGA
- a CDS encoding molybdopterin molybdotransferase MoeA has product MLDFATALANLLAAARRVREFEHLDLLAANGRVLAHDVISPLAVPGFDNSAMDGYALNIADFNSPPADFLLSQRIAAGEVGQALAVGEAARIFTGAPIPAGANAVAMQEVCTVNDGRVTVTMLLKNGANIRRAGEDIAAQSVVLTAGTRLGAAEIGLVASIGCPTLPVVPPLKVALLSTGDELVEPGKPLAAGQIYNSNRYALHTLLQTLGCAVTDFGIVADDRAATIELLTMAAEQNDVVITSGGVSVGEEDHVKAAVEYLGSLDLWKIAMKPGKPFAHGRIGEADFIGLPGNPVSSMVTFLMLVRPFLLARQGVTALDPVSLPLIAAFDWKKAGDRREFLRVRLNAAGQIELFPRQGSGVLTSMVWGDGLVDLAAGQTIIAGDTVNYLPLSALV; this is encoded by the coding sequence ATGCTGGATTTTGCGACTGCCTTGGCGAACTTACTGGCCGCAGCGCGCCGAGTGCGCGAGTTTGAACATTTGGATTTATTAGCGGCCAATGGCCGAGTTTTGGCGCACGACGTGATTTCGCCGTTGGCGGTGCCCGGTTTTGATAACAGCGCGATGGATGGATATGCGCTTAATATCGCCGATTTTAACTCCCCGCCAGCCGATTTTTTGCTGAGCCAGCGCATTGCAGCGGGTGAAGTAGGGCAGGCACTCGCGGTCGGTGAGGCGGCCCGGATTTTTACCGGAGCACCGATTCCGGCTGGCGCTAATGCGGTGGCGATGCAAGAGGTTTGCACGGTGAACGATGGCCGAGTCACGGTGACGATGCTACTCAAAAATGGCGCGAATATTCGCCGCGCCGGTGAGGATATTGCCGCGCAATCGGTGGTGTTAACTGCCGGAACGCGTTTGGGCGCGGCAGAGATCGGCTTGGTGGCGTCGATCGGTTGCCCGACTTTGCCGGTGGTGCCGCCACTCAAAGTGGCGCTTTTGAGTACTGGCGACGAGCTGGTTGAGCCGGGTAAGCCGCTGGCGGCGGGGCAGATTTATAACTCCAACCGCTATGCGTTACATACTTTGCTACAAACCTTGGGCTGCGCGGTGACTGATTTTGGCATTGTGGCCGACGATAGAGCAGCGACGATTGAATTACTCACGATGGCTGCTGAGCAAAACGATGTGGTCATCACCTCTGGTGGGGTATCGGTCGGTGAAGAAGATCATGTAAAGGCTGCAGTTGAATACCTAGGGTCGCTCGATCTATGGAAAATTGCTATGAAGCCGGGCAAGCCATTTGCCCATGGCCGAATTGGTGAGGCTGATTTTATTGGTTTGCCGGGTAATCCAGTGTCGAGCATGGTGACATTTTTAATGCTGGTGCGTCCGTTCTTATTAGCGCGCCAAGGCGTAACGGCGCTTGATCCGGTGAGTTTGCCGCTGATCGCGGCATTTGATTGGAAAAAAGCCGGAGATCGCCGCGAGTTCTTGCGAGTGCGTTTAAATGCAGCCGGCCAAATCGAGCTATTCCCACGGCAAGGATCGGGCGTGTTGACGTCGATGGTATGGGGCGATGGTTTGGTGGATTTGGCGGCAGGACAAACGATTATCGCCGGTGATACGGTGAATTACTTGCCGTTGTCGGCCTTGGTTTAA
- the moaD gene encoding molybdopterin converting factor subunit 1, which yields MMINLVYFARLKEVFGLAEEVLPSTPATVADLIALLAARGGVWHDELATGKVFRVAINQEMAQLSDAISDGAEVAIFPPVTGG from the coding sequence ATGATGATTAATTTGGTTTATTTTGCTCGTTTAAAAGAAGTTTTTGGGCTCGCTGAAGAAGTGCTACCCAGTACGCCCGCCACGGTGGCCGATTTAATCGCGCTATTGGCGGCGCGCGGCGGTGTTTGGCACGACGAATTGGCGACTGGCAAAGTGTTTCGCGTGGCAATTAATCAAGAAATGGCGCAATTGAGCGATGCGATTAGCGATGGTGCTGAGGTGGCGATTTTTCCGCCAGTGACGGGGGGCTGA
- a CDS encoding TlyA family RNA methyltransferase — MRADLWLLELGLATSRTAAQTMILAGRVWVDGQRIHKVATKVSPAAQISVTPDELDRYVSRGGLKLAGALATAGLDVSGCLALDVGISTGGFTDCLLQSGARRVVGIEVGHDQLHPRLAIDARVTQFEGVNARHLNLAMIASALDAPLDLVVGDVSFISLSLVLPALRSVLPVGGRLLFLVKPQFELGPQALGKGGIVRDDSLYPQVEAKICLAATENQFRVLSYFASPIAGGDGNREFFIDAVAI, encoded by the coding sequence ATGCGTGCTGATTTATGGCTGCTTGAATTGGGTTTGGCCACGTCGCGCACTGCGGCGCAAACCATGATTTTGGCTGGACGAGTGTGGGTTGATGGCCAGCGAATTCATAAAGTGGCGACTAAAGTGTCTCCCGCGGCGCAAATCAGTGTCACACCGGATGAGTTGGATCGCTATGTGTCACGCGGCGGGCTTAAATTGGCGGGCGCTTTAGCCACAGCAGGCTTGGATGTCAGCGGCTGTTTGGCCTTGGATGTCGGGATTTCGACTGGTGGCTTTACCGATTGCTTATTGCAGTCCGGCGCGCGGCGCGTGGTGGGCATTGAGGTAGGGCATGATCAATTACACCCGCGCTTGGCGATTGATGCGCGAGTGACGCAGTTTGAAGGCGTCAATGCGCGGCATTTAAATTTAGCCATGATTGCCTCTGCGCTTGATGCGCCGCTGGATTTAGTGGTGGGGGACGTATCGTTTATCTCGCTGAGCTTGGTGTTGCCGGCATTGCGCTCAGTGTTACCGGTGGGTGGTCGATTATTGTTTTTGGTAAAACCGCAATTTGAATTAGGCCCACAGGCCTTGGGTAAAGGTGGCATCGTTCGTGATGACAGCCTTTATCCACAAGTTGAAGCCAAAATTTGCCTCGCCGCGACGGAAAACCAATTTCGCGTGCTCAGTTATTTCGCCAGCCCGATTGCCGGTGGTGATGGCAATCGAGAATTTTTTATTGATGCGGTGGCGATTTAA
- a CDS encoding PglL family O-oligosaccharyltransferase: MPIQLRLLQTLLFLFAAVPCGIPFRWNPNPVFPSELAAFVLCVLITLTCAFIPSDHKDKINPPWTSLFWLAFASFIGIQAAIIQPYYATEVVYPIIYALGAGMLAWSLSRAIAVYGQKDIVTMFAWGLLAGAIFNSGLAVPQIMQLVQEGPRLIFGNIGQKNMYGHYLAWGLASAAYLVTQKDELPKWMFWIVAPWLALSLAFCGSRSPFLYAVAWLPAGLFLWWRGGEIVRQFGKALSIAAVLIIVMQFLAPLVNELLQALLKAKNEVPTGLDRIDSNGSRRLVEWEKAWLAFLQHPWLGLGWGAYGAQSIALQVRPEFAIVSESVLFTHAHNSVLNLLAETGIFGTAIIVVGITWAFANLWRNWNQPVVVFGAALAIVSILHSLVEYPLWYFHFLGPFVVALLLLRSDGPQCQVPAIAARISWTIWAAMALTISVLGAQLYLKIYPIMDPAKDEKVNAARIQTLEGMRSNPLIDFYADFGLSNYIVASKSEMPWKLGILRNINAIRPYPGQMTDQAVMEALNGNQALAQQLMRQAAFAYPESYDYFYETLFKFDEPAVRALVKEVDEGREFFNRNLDFKLKRPTPPEEETVN; encoded by the coding sequence ATGCCGATTCAACTGCGCCTATTGCAGACCTTGCTCTTTTTGTTTGCCGCCGTGCCGTGTGGGATTCCTTTTCGCTGGAATCCCAATCCCGTTTTCCCATCTGAGCTAGCCGCCTTTGTTTTATGCGTCTTGATTACGCTCACTTGTGCTTTTATTCCAAGTGATCACAAAGACAAAATCAATCCACCCTGGACTAGTCTCTTTTGGCTGGCTTTTGCCAGTTTTATTGGGATACAAGCGGCCATTATTCAGCCGTATTACGCCACCGAAGTGGTTTACCCCATCATTTATGCCCTCGGCGCTGGGATGTTGGCGTGGTCTTTATCGCGAGCAATCGCGGTGTATGGGCAAAAAGACATCGTCACCATGTTTGCCTGGGGTTTACTTGCTGGCGCCATCTTTAATTCTGGCCTCGCAGTGCCACAAATTATGCAATTGGTACAAGAAGGCCCACGACTGATTTTTGGCAACATCGGCCAAAAAAATATGTATGGGCATTATCTGGCTTGGGGCCTTGCGAGCGCGGCATATTTAGTCACGCAAAAAGACGAACTGCCAAAATGGATGTTTTGGATTGTTGCGCCGTGGTTGGCGTTGTCATTGGCATTTTGTGGCTCACGTTCGCCATTTTTGTACGCCGTTGCATGGCTACCGGCGGGTTTATTCTTGTGGTGGCGCGGTGGCGAGATCGTTCGTCAATTTGGTAAAGCACTGAGTATTGCTGCTGTTTTAATCATTGTGATGCAATTTTTAGCGCCGCTAGTGAATGAATTACTGCAAGCACTACTCAAAGCCAAAAATGAAGTGCCAACGGGCTTGGATCGCATTGATTCCAATGGCTCACGTCGCTTGGTTGAATGGGAAAAAGCTTGGTTAGCTTTCTTGCAGCATCCATGGCTTGGGCTGGGCTGGGGCGCTTATGGTGCACAAAGTATTGCGCTGCAAGTCAGACCCGAATTTGCCATCGTCTCAGAGAGTGTTTTATTTACTCACGCGCATAATTCAGTGCTGAATTTACTCGCTGAAACCGGCATTTTTGGTACTGCGATCATCGTAGTAGGGATCACTTGGGCGTTTGCTAATTTATGGCGCAACTGGAATCAACCGGTGGTGGTGTTTGGTGCTGCACTGGCCATCGTGTCGATTTTGCATAGTTTGGTGGAATACCCACTGTGGTATTTCCACTTCCTAGGCCCCTTTGTTGTCGCCCTACTCTTGTTGCGCAGCGATGGGCCCCAATGCCAAGTTCCGGCGATCGCAGCGCGAATCAGTTGGACCATCTGGGCAGCGATGGCGCTGACAATTTCGGTGCTCGGCGCACAGCTATATCTCAAGATTTACCCGATTATGGATCCCGCCAAAGACGAAAAAGTGAACGCAGCGCGAATTCAAACTTTAGAAGGCATGCGCAGCAATCCGTTAATCGACTTTTATGCTGACTTTGGTTTATCCAATTACATCGTCGCCAGCAAGAGCGAAATGCCTTGGAAGCTCGGCATCTTACGCAATATCAATGCGATTCGCCCTTACCCTGGGCAAATGACCGATCAAGCCGTGATGGAAGCACTCAATGGCAATCAAGCCCTTGCCCAGCAGCTCATGCGCCAAGCGGCTTTTGCTTATCCAGAAAGCTATGATTATTTTTACGAAACTTTATTTAAATTTGATGAACCGGCAGTGCGCGCCTTGGTAAAAGAAGTCGATGAAGGACGCGAGTTTTTTAACCGCAACCTCGATTTCAAATTAAAGCGCCCAACCCCGCCTGAGGAAGAAACCGTCAACTAA
- a CDS encoding pseudouridine synthase, whose translation MEEPLRLSKRMAELGLCSRREADEYIARGWVLVDGQVVDVLGTKILPSQQIELHKFAAQVQAGRATILINKPVGYVSGQAEDGYEPAVVLFKPENHWVGDNSGIPFSPVHYQGLAPAGRLDIDSVGLLVLTQDGVVAKTLIGENSQVEKEYLVRVSGHLKADGLRLLNHGLELDGVKLKPARVWWQNTDQLRFILREGKKRQIRRMCELVGLEVVGLQRIRIGRILLGDLPRGQWRYLSPDESFI comes from the coding sequence ATGGAAGAACCCCTACGCTTATCCAAACGCATGGCCGAATTGGGCTTATGCTCGCGTCGCGAGGCCGATGAATATATTGCCCGCGGCTGGGTCTTGGTCGATGGCCAAGTGGTCGATGTGCTCGGGACAAAGATTTTACCGAGCCAGCAGATTGAGCTGCATAAATTTGCCGCCCAAGTACAAGCTGGCCGCGCAACGATTTTGATTAATAAACCGGTAGGTTATGTTTCTGGCCAAGCCGAAGACGGCTACGAGCCAGCGGTGGTGTTATTTAAGCCAGAAAACCATTGGGTTGGCGACAATAGCGGCATTCCGTTTTCGCCGGTGCATTATCAAGGCCTCGCGCCCGCAGGGCGCTTGGATATTGATTCGGTTGGACTTTTGGTGTTGACGCAAGACGGCGTGGTGGCTAAAACCTTGATCGGCGAAAACTCTCAAGTTGAAAAAGAGTATTTAGTGCGCGTTTCTGGGCATTTAAAAGCCGATGGTTTACGTTTACTCAATCACGGCCTTGAGCTCGATGGCGTTAAACTCAAACCCGCGCGGGTTTGGTGGCAAAATACCGATCAATTGCGCTTTATTTTGCGTGAAGGTAAAAAACGCCAGATTCGCCGGATGTGCGAGCTGGTTGGTCTGGAAGTCGTCGGTTTGCAGCGGATTCGGATTGGGCGGATTTTGCTCGGTGATTTACCGCGCGGCCAATGGCGCTATTTAAGCCCAGACGAATCGTTTATTTGA
- the moaA gene encoding GTP 3',8-cyclase MoaA yields the protein MSTSTLSSSTALQDRFGRAIRYLRLSVTDRCDLRCNYCLPKGFDDYEEPKNWLNFDEMTRLVGIFAKAGVSRVRLTGGEPLLRRNLPELAARLAALPGVEDLSLSTNATQLGKHAVALKAAGVKRINVSLDSLDKGCINTITGRDSFDAIMAGIMAGKAAGFAPIKLNMVAMRGVNEHEIQRMVAFCLENGFILRLIEAMPMGDTGRNAQYMDLNPIREQLVSQFDLIPEVAELGGGPARYWQTQDGSGRVGFITPISQHFCATCNRVRLSVDGTLYMCLGQEEKFEFAPLLRGGATDEEILAALQHAIELKPEKHEFKEQPGKIIRFMSQTGG from the coding sequence ATGTCAACGTCCACCTTATCGAGTTCGACCGCTTTGCAAGACCGATTTGGCCGTGCCATACGTTATTTGCGGCTGTCGGTCACCGATCGCTGCGATTTACGCTGCAATTACTGTTTGCCTAAAGGTTTTGACGATTACGAAGAGCCGAAAAACTGGCTCAACTTTGATGAAATGACCCGCTTAGTTGGCATCTTTGCCAAAGCGGGGGTATCGCGAGTTCGTTTAACCGGCGGCGAGCCTTTATTACGCCGCAATTTGCCAGAATTGGCCGCGCGTTTAGCCGCTTTACCTGGCGTTGAAGACTTGTCTTTATCGACCAATGCCACTCAGCTGGGTAAACACGCGGTGGCGCTCAAAGCAGCCGGCGTTAAGCGCATCAATGTTAGTCTGGATTCACTGGATAAGGGCTGTATTAATACCATCACCGGTCGGGATAGTTTCGACGCGATTATGGCCGGAATTATGGCAGGCAAGGCCGCAGGCTTTGCGCCGATCAAGCTCAATATGGTTGCCATGCGCGGCGTGAACGAGCATGAAATTCAACGTATGGTGGCTTTTTGTCTCGAAAATGGCTTTATTTTGCGCTTAATCGAAGCCATGCCGATGGGCGATACGGGTCGCAATGCCCAATATATGGATTTGAATCCCATCCGTGAGCAATTGGTGTCGCAGTTTGATCTGATTCCTGAAGTGGCTGAATTGGGCGGCGGACCAGCACGCTACTGGCAAACGCAAGACGGCAGTGGCCGAGTTGGTTTTATCACCCCCATTTCACAGCATTTTTGTGCCACGTGTAATCGAGTGCGTTTGTCGGTCGACGGCACTTTGTATATGTGTTTGGGCCAAGAAGAAAAATTTGAATTCGCGCCCTTATTGCGCGGTGGCGCGACGGATGAAGAAATCCTTGCCGCCTTGCAGCATGCGATTGAGTTAAAACCCGAAAAACATGAGTTTAAAGAGCAGCCCGGTAAGATTATCCGCTTTATGTCGCAAACGGGTGGCTAG
- a CDS encoding helix-hairpin-helix domain-containing protein, which yields MNPSKVDRNRLNQLTDLPNIGPALAKDLQLLGITEATQLIGRSPYELYLALCDVTGVRQDPCVLDVLISITRFMAGEAPQPWWAFTAERKRSFKI from the coding sequence ATGAATCCGAGTAAAGTCGATCGAAATCGCTTAAATCAACTGACAGATTTACCTAATATCGGCCCGGCGTTGGCAAAAGATTTGCAGTTGCTGGGCATTACCGAGGCCACGCAATTAATTGGGCGCAGTCCGTATGAATTGTATCTGGCGCTATGTGATGTCACGGGCGTGCGGCAAGATCCTTGTGTGCTCGATGTGTTGATCTCAATTACGCGCTTTATGGCCGGCGAAGCGCCGCAGCCGTGGTGGGCGTTTACTGCTGAGCGCAAACGCAGTTTTAAAATTTAA
- the moaE gene encoding molybdopterin synthase catalytic subunit MoaE, with translation MTQMQDVIRVQTQDFDVAAEYARLAGDATVGAVVMFVGRVRDLNPQPELIALELEHYPKMTEKALHAIVLKARARWDLGAVTVIHRVGPMQPAEQIVLVLTASAHRDSAYMANAYIMDYLKTEAPFWKKEVTANHSIWVDARESDSTAKQRWEG, from the coding sequence ATGACGCAGATGCAAGATGTGATACGCGTGCAAACGCAGGATTTTGATGTGGCCGCCGAGTACGCTCGTCTTGCCGGTGATGCTACGGTGGGGGCGGTGGTGATGTTTGTTGGCCGCGTGCGTGATCTGAATCCACAGCCAGAATTGATTGCTTTAGAGCTAGAGCATTACCCCAAAATGACTGAAAAAGCGCTGCATGCCATTGTGCTCAAGGCTCGTGCCCGTTGGGACTTAGGCGCGGTGACGGTGATTCATCGTGTGGGGCCGATGCAACCCGCTGAGCAAATTGTGTTGGTTTTAACGGCCAGCGCACATCGGGATTCTGCCTATATGGCAAATGCGTATATCATGGATTACTTAAAAACTGAGGCGCCGTTTTGGAAGAAAGAAGTGACTGCCAACCACAGTATTTGGGTTGATGCTCGCGAGTCCGACAGCACGGCAAAGCAACGTTGGGAAGGGTAA
- the moaC gene encoding cyclic pyranopterin monophosphate synthase MoaC, whose product MMVDAVILAGGEGRRMDGRDKGLVELSGRPLIEWCLEGLQRQSVSVDHVLISANRNLPDYARYGYAVLRDVYPSHPGPLAGIHSAFLASPAEMMLVVPCDLPFLPSDLLLKLRAEMERSGALAVVAKTADGRIHPTICLLRKGVLASLVEHLSSNRLKMLDWLESIQAVSLTFAEGSFPNLNTPDDLAGLAARLSGVEAIPVAGGLTHFNSAGDAHMVDVGKKAETHRIATAQGEIRMLPDTLRIIEDGTNKKGDVLGVARIAAIMAAKKTSDLIPLCHPLPLTKVSVDFNIDRQKSTVRCIVTCETYGKTGIEMEALTAVNVGLLTIYDMCKAVDKGMVMNDIRLLEKIGGKSGHWLSESGDAAAATPLI is encoded by the coding sequence ATGATGGTTGATGCGGTAATCTTGGCCGGTGGTGAAGGGCGTAGAATGGACGGGCGCGATAAAGGCTTGGTTGAGCTATCGGGCCGCCCTTTGATCGAATGGTGCTTAGAGGGTTTACAGCGTCAATCGGTATCGGTAGATCATGTGTTGATCTCTGCAAATCGCAATTTGCCAGATTATGCGCGTTACGGTTATGCGGTGCTGCGCGATGTTTATCCAAGCCATCCCGGGCCTTTGGCTGGGATTCATTCGGCATTTTTGGCATCCCCAGCCGAGATGATGCTGGTCGTTCCTTGTGATTTGCCGTTTTTACCGTCGGATTTATTGCTTAAATTACGCGCAGAAATGGAGCGCTCGGGCGCACTAGCTGTGGTCGCCAAAACCGCCGATGGCCGCATTCACCCGACGATTTGTTTGCTACGCAAAGGCGTGCTTGCGTCTTTAGTTGAGCATTTATCAAGTAATCGCTTAAAGATGTTGGATTGGTTAGAGAGTATTCAGGCAGTGAGTTTAACTTTTGCAGAAGGCAGTTTCCCAAATTTAAATACCCCCGACGATTTAGCCGGATTGGCCGCGCGCTTGTCTGGCGTTGAAGCTATCCCAGTGGCCGGTGGTTTAACGCATTTTAATAGCGCGGGCGACGCGCATATGGTCGACGTGGGCAAAAAAGCCGAAACGCATCGCATTGCCACGGCGCAAGGCGAGATTCGGATGTTGCCCGATACCTTGCGTATTATCGAAGACGGCACGAATAAAAAAGGCGATGTGCTGGGTGTGGCGCGAATTGCGGCGATTATGGCGGCGAAAAAAACCAGCGATTTAATCCCGTTATGCCATCCTTTACCGCTGACTAAAGTGAGTGTTGATTTTAATATTGATCGACAAAAATCGACGGTGCGCTGCATCGTCACTTGCGAAACCTACGGCAAAACCGGCATCGAAATGGAAGCCTTAACCGCCGTTAACGTTGGCCTGCTAACGATTTACGATATGTGTAAAGCGGTGGATAAAGGCATGGTGATGAACGATATTCGCTTGCTGGAAAAAATCGGTGGTAAGTCGGGGCATTGGTTGAGCGAATCAGGCGACGCTGCGGCAGCAACGCCGCTGATTTAA
- a CDS encoding HNH endonuclease has product MKYIVNITDIEKALFDLGGEARAKTIQDKVLEEYCDGEIPDNYQDAKSFRQTIQRKMEDYCPQAAGYNSLKKEGKFLRVGHGMYRIASGHNVMEVLFTEEITEPEKYTEGAIKKIAVNFYERSSEARRQCIQHYGVKCVICGFDFEKTYGEIGRLFIHVHHLVPLSEVKSSYVVDPIKDMRPVCANCHAVIHRTTPALSIEKLKEVFNQ; this is encoded by the coding sequence ATGAAATATATTGTAAATATTACAGACATAGAGAAAGCGCTTTTTGATCTCGGTGGTGAAGCTCGTGCTAAGACAATCCAAGATAAAGTTTTGGAAGAGTACTGCGATGGAGAAATTCCAGACAATTATCAAGATGCAAAGTCATTTCGGCAAACTATTCAACGAAAAATGGAAGACTATTGTCCTCAAGCTGCGGGATATAACTCATTAAAAAAGGAAGGCAAGTTTTTAAGAGTTGGTCACGGTATGTATAGAATTGCTTCAGGCCATAATGTGATGGAAGTTCTTTTTACAGAAGAGATCACAGAGCCAGAAAAATATACAGAAGGTGCGATAAAAAAAATTGCAGTAAATTTTTATGAAAGGAGCTCTGAAGCTAGACGACAATGTATTCAACATTATGGGGTTAAATGTGTAATTTGCGGATTTGACTTTGAAAAAACATATGGCGAAATTGGGCGATTATTTATTCATGTGCACCATCTTGTTCCATTGTCAGAGGTGAAAAGTAGTTATGTGGTTGATCCGATTAAAGATATGCGGCCAGTCTGTGCAAATTGTCATGCAGTGATTCATAGAACTACCCCTGCACTTTCCATTGAGAAACTCAAAGAAGTGTTTAATCAATAA
- a CDS encoding mannosyltransferase family protein, translating to MLITTFALLAFVLLLAYIALRGVYEFRLSLGESADEHMPLFAPHTNTSASFHQRHPIYAIVLLVLGARLATWLLAWLLFIFRENQVVGFFDSLKTIWWRWDAVHYLNIAAHGYVTDAMPEKLNLVFYPLYPALVALIGLTGIPLFAASLIASLAAFCAACIVLYRLVERETQNTQLAWDCCKILVIFPFSFFFAMPYTESLFLLLTLLSFWYLRGGHWLLAGLFAALAGFTRNQGILLLVPFAVEILLRWRNGELNRPWRALLGLTLVPLGLLAYLAINHIVAGNWLQFLIYQRQNWSQSFGFMPSNVANAFSNLVQGDLNLALGTWLPTVLCYFAAIALLLTSGRQLPLPYLAYAAVYLWVSYSPSWLLSGPRYLMSLFPLVIATGMLMQKNRYWHQAIELLMLFGLGFFLLMYIHYQVY from the coding sequence ATGTTAATCACCACCTTCGCGCTACTGGCATTTGTTCTGCTACTGGCCTATATCGCCTTACGCGGCGTCTATGAATTTCGCTTATCGCTTGGCGAAAGCGCTGACGAGCACATGCCGTTATTTGCGCCGCACACCAATACTTCAGCCTCTTTTCACCAACGTCATCCGATTTACGCCATTGTGTTATTGGTGCTCGGTGCGCGTTTAGCGACTTGGCTATTGGCATGGCTGTTGTTTATCTTTCGAGAAAATCAGGTGGTCGGCTTTTTTGACAGCCTCAAAACCATTTGGTGGCGCTGGGATGCGGTGCATTATCTAAATATTGCTGCTCACGGCTATGTCACCGACGCGATGCCAGAAAAGCTCAATCTGGTGTTTTATCCACTCTACCCAGCCTTGGTCGCGCTGATTGGGCTCACTGGAATACCATTGTTTGCGGCCAGCTTAATCGCCTCATTAGCCGCTTTTTGTGCTGCCTGTATCGTGCTCTATCGTTTGGTCGAGCGCGAAACGCAAAATACACAGCTGGCTTGGGATTGCTGCAAAATCTTAGTGATTTTTCCGTTCTCGTTCTTTTTTGCCATGCCGTATACCGAGAGCTTATTTTTACTGCTCACATTACTGTCATTTTGGTATTTACGCGGCGGGCATTGGCTACTTGCTGGCTTATTTGCTGCGCTGGCAGGCTTTACCCGCAATCAAGGGATTTTATTGCTGGTTCCATTTGCCGTTGAAATCCTGTTGCGCTGGCGCAATGGTGAGCTCAACCGCCCTTGGCGCGCGCTGCTAGGGCTTACCTTAGTTCCGTTGGGTTTATTGGCTTACTTAGCGATCAATCACATTGTGGCCGGCAATTGGCTGCAGTTTTTAATCTATCAACGGCAAAATTGGTCACAAAGCTTTGGCTTTATGCCCAGTAATGTCGCCAATGCCTTTAGCAACCTCGTACAAGGCGATTTAAACCTAGCGCTGGGCACTTGGTTGCCTACCGTGCTGTGCTACTTTGCCGCAATTGCCTTGCTGCTCACCAGTGGCCGGCAATTGCCACTGCCGTATTTAGCCTACGCCGCGGTGTATTTATGGGTGTCGTATTCGCCAAGCTGGTTACTATCGGGCCCACGCTACTTGATGAGCTTATTTCCACTGGTGATTGCCACCGGCATGTTGATGCAAAAAAATCGTTATTGGCATCAAGCGATAGAACTACTGATGTTATTCGGCCTAGGGTTTTTCTTGCTGATGTATATCCATTACCAAGTGTATTGA
- a CDS encoding SirB2 family protein — protein MEYYLGIKHLHLTLIGLSGLLFLLRGVLMLKQSAMLQHPVLRISPHIIDTGLLIAGFSLALMAGMKPGAHLWLMAKLIALALYIILGTIAIKRGKTYRTRVIAFIAAIAVFVYMIFVAISKNPMIWA, from the coding sequence ATGGAATATTATCTAGGCATTAAGCACTTGCACCTGACTTTAATTGGCCTTTCTGGCCTGCTGTTCTTATTACGCGGCGTTTTAATGCTCAAGCAATCGGCAATGTTGCAACACCCCGTGTTACGCATCAGTCCGCATATTATTGACACTGGGCTGCTGATTGCCGGTTTTAGTTTGGCGCTGATGGCCGGCATGAAACCCGGCGCGCACCTATGGTTGATGGCCAAGCTGATTGCTTTGGCGCTGTATATTATTTTGGGAACCATTGCGATTAAACGCGGTAAAACCTACCGCACCCGCGTCATCGCCTTTATCGCCGCAATCGCGGTGTTTGTGTATATGATCTTCGTGGCGATCAGCAAAAACCCGATGATTTGGGCTTAA